Proteins co-encoded in one Heptranchias perlo isolate sHepPer1 chromosome 9, sHepPer1.hap1, whole genome shotgun sequence genomic window:
- the prkaa2 gene encoding 5'-AMP-activated protein kinase catalytic subunit alpha-2 isoform X1 yields the protein MAEKQKHDGRVKIGHYILGDTLGVGTFGKVKIGEHQLTGHKVAVKILNRQKIRNLDVVGKIKREIQNLKLFRHPHIIKLYQVISTPTDFFMVMEYVSGGELFDYICKHGRVEETEACRLFQQIISAVDYCHRHMVVHRDLKPENVLLDAQMNAKIADFGLSNMMADGEFLRTSCGSPNYAAPEVISGRLYAGPEVDIWSCGVILYALLCGTLPFDDEHVPTLFKKIRGGIFYIPDYLNRSVANLLMHMLQVDPLKRATIKDIREHEWFKQDLPTYLFPEDPAYDSNVIEEDAVKEVCEKFESTESEVMNSLYSGDPQDQLAVAYHLIIDNRRIMNQASEFYLASSPPTGSFMDDNGLHIPPGVKAHPERMPPLMADSPKARCPLDALNTTKPKPMALKKAKWHLGIRSQSKPYDIMAEVYRAMRQLDYEWKVVNPYHLRVRRKNPVTRNNVKMSLQLYQVDNRSFLLDFMSIDDDIMEQKSGSSTPKRSGSAALLHRPRLSIDAAATDSQPLTLVGSLPSSLTGYLSSVTPRYGSHTMDFFEMCASLITTLAR from the exons ATGGCGGAGAAGCAGAAGCATGACGGGCGGGTGAAGATCGGCCATTACATCCTGGGCGACACTTTGGGGGTCGGCACCTTCGGCAAAGTGAAGA ttggAGAGCATCAGCTAACAGGACACAAAGTTGCAGTTAAAATCCTGAACAGGCAGAAGATCCGCAATTTGGATGTGGTTGGAAAAATCAAACGAGAAATTCAAAACTTGAAACTCTTCCGCCATCCTCACATTATCAAACT GTACCAGGTGATCAGCACTCCAACTGACTTCTTCATGGTGATGGAATATGTGTCAGGTGGTGAGCTTTTCGACTACATCTGTAAACATGGAAGG GTGGAGGAAACAGAAGCTTGCCGTCTTTTTCAACAGATTATTTCAGCTGTTGACTATTGTCACAGACACATGGTGGTTCATCGTGATTTGAAGCCAGAGAATGTTCTCCTTGATGCACAAATGAATGCCAAGATAGCTGACTTTG GACTGTCTAACATGATGGCTGATGGGGAGTTTTTACGCACTAGCTGTGGCTCACCAAATTATGCTGCTCCAGAGGTTATCTCAGGCAG GTTGTACGCAGGCCCAGAGGTGGATATCTGGAGTTGTGGTGTGATTCTTTATGCCTTGCTGTGTGGGACGCTGCCTTTTGACGACGAGCATGTGCCAACACTGTTTAAGAAGATCCGTGGTGGTATATTTTATATCCCTGATTATCTGAATCGCTCAGTAGCTAATCTACTCATGCATATGCTGCAAGTTGACCCACTGAAGAGGGCAACCATTAAAGACATCAG GGAGCACGAGTGGTTTAAACAGGATTTGCCAACTTATCTGTTCCCAGAGGATCCTGCGTATGATTCCAATGTCATAGAAGAAGATGCAGTTAAGGAAGTATGTGAGAAGTTTGAATCTACTGAGTCCGAAGTTATGAACAGTCTATACAGTGGTGATCCACAGGATCAGCTTGCTGTGGCATACCACCTAATTATTGACAATCGGAGAATTATGAATCAAGCCAGTGAGTTTTATCTGGCATCCAGCCCCCCCACTGGTTCGTTTATGGATGATAATGGGCTTCACATCCCACCTGGTGTCAAAGCGCATCCTGAGCGCATGCCCCCTCTGATGGCAGACAGCCCAAAAGCACGCTGTCCACTGGATGCACTCAACACCACTAAACCCAAACCAATGGCACTGAAAAAAGCAAAATGGCACCTGGGAATTCGTAGCCAAAGTAAACCATATGATATTATGGCCGAAGTCTACAGAGCCATGCGACAGCTGGATTATGAGTGGAAG GTGGTGAATCCCTACCATCTGCGTGTGCGTAGAAAGAATCCAGTGACGCGGAACAACGTGAAGATGAGTTTACAGCTGTATCAGGTTGACAATCGCAGCTTTCTGCTAGATTTCATGAGCATTGATG ATGACATTATGGAACAAAAGTCCGGCTCTTCCACTCCAAAGCGTTCAGGATCGGCAGCTCTGCTGCACAGACCGAGACTGAGTATCGATGCAGCAGCTACCGACAGCCAGCCTTTGACACTCGTTGGGTCCCTCCCCAGCTCACTGACGGGATACTTGAGCTCTGTAACTCCACGATATGGGAGCCACACGATGGATTTCTTTGAGATGTGTGCTAGTCTTATTACTACACTGGCTCGTTGA
- the prkaa2 gene encoding 5'-AMP-activated protein kinase catalytic subunit alpha-2 isoform X2 — protein MVMEYVSGGELFDYICKHGRVEETEACRLFQQIISAVDYCHRHMVVHRDLKPENVLLDAQMNAKIADFGLSNMMADGEFLRTSCGSPNYAAPEVISGRLYAGPEVDIWSCGVILYALLCGTLPFDDEHVPTLFKKIRGGIFYIPDYLNRSVANLLMHMLQVDPLKRATIKDIREHEWFKQDLPTYLFPEDPAYDSNVIEEDAVKEVCEKFESTESEVMNSLYSGDPQDQLAVAYHLIIDNRRIMNQASEFYLASSPPTGSFMDDNGLHIPPGVKAHPERMPPLMADSPKARCPLDALNTTKPKPMALKKAKWHLGIRSQSKPYDIMAEVYRAMRQLDYEWKVVNPYHLRVRRKNPVTRNNVKMSLQLYQVDNRSFLLDFMSIDDDIMEQKSGSSTPKRSGSAALLHRPRLSIDAAATDSQPLTLVGSLPSSLTGYLSSVTPRYGSHTMDFFEMCASLITTLAR, from the exons ATGGTGATGGAATATGTGTCAGGTGGTGAGCTTTTCGACTACATCTGTAAACATGGAAGG GTGGAGGAAACAGAAGCTTGCCGTCTTTTTCAACAGATTATTTCAGCTGTTGACTATTGTCACAGACACATGGTGGTTCATCGTGATTTGAAGCCAGAGAATGTTCTCCTTGATGCACAAATGAATGCCAAGATAGCTGACTTTG GACTGTCTAACATGATGGCTGATGGGGAGTTTTTACGCACTAGCTGTGGCTCACCAAATTATGCTGCTCCAGAGGTTATCTCAGGCAG GTTGTACGCAGGCCCAGAGGTGGATATCTGGAGTTGTGGTGTGATTCTTTATGCCTTGCTGTGTGGGACGCTGCCTTTTGACGACGAGCATGTGCCAACACTGTTTAAGAAGATCCGTGGTGGTATATTTTATATCCCTGATTATCTGAATCGCTCAGTAGCTAATCTACTCATGCATATGCTGCAAGTTGACCCACTGAAGAGGGCAACCATTAAAGACATCAG GGAGCACGAGTGGTTTAAACAGGATTTGCCAACTTATCTGTTCCCAGAGGATCCTGCGTATGATTCCAATGTCATAGAAGAAGATGCAGTTAAGGAAGTATGTGAGAAGTTTGAATCTACTGAGTCCGAAGTTATGAACAGTCTATACAGTGGTGATCCACAGGATCAGCTTGCTGTGGCATACCACCTAATTATTGACAATCGGAGAATTATGAATCAAGCCAGTGAGTTTTATCTGGCATCCAGCCCCCCCACTGGTTCGTTTATGGATGATAATGGGCTTCACATCCCACCTGGTGTCAAAGCGCATCCTGAGCGCATGCCCCCTCTGATGGCAGACAGCCCAAAAGCACGCTGTCCACTGGATGCACTCAACACCACTAAACCCAAACCAATGGCACTGAAAAAAGCAAAATGGCACCTGGGAATTCGTAGCCAAAGTAAACCATATGATATTATGGCCGAAGTCTACAGAGCCATGCGACAGCTGGATTATGAGTGGAAG GTGGTGAATCCCTACCATCTGCGTGTGCGTAGAAAGAATCCAGTGACGCGGAACAACGTGAAGATGAGTTTACAGCTGTATCAGGTTGACAATCGCAGCTTTCTGCTAGATTTCATGAGCATTGATG ATGACATTATGGAACAAAAGTCCGGCTCTTCCACTCCAAAGCGTTCAGGATCGGCAGCTCTGCTGCACAGACCGAGACTGAGTATCGATGCAGCAGCTACCGACAGCCAGCCTTTGACACTCGTTGGGTCCCTCCCCAGCTCACTGACGGGATACTTGAGCTCTGTAACTCCACGATATGGGAGCCACACGATGGATTTCTTTGAGATGTGTGCTAGTCTTATTACTACACTGGCTCGTTGA